The Magnolia sinica isolate HGM2019 chromosome 10, MsV1, whole genome shotgun sequence genome includes a window with the following:
- the LOC131258065 gene encoding putative disease resistance protein At4g19050, with amino-acid sequence MTRLRVLDLSSTSITSLPSSMSCLHELRLLKLRSCCKLESLPAAFLKDMQKLEILDLHQTLLTKMVEVSFHNMHSLRSLDISGACNLSRLSLKGCHSLLRLVSLDKLSKLESLDLSGTRIEELPHGIFNITNMRCLELLGMEHLKRVDWRKVDRLPEKLNWDRWGLDLLHEQLQDSSIYRISVSDASVFETLDQSSKLWKSCFLKFYFLVCPCKGGPKDTFACFKRNRFLYQHIYTRFEQSLSYERRLEVCGGKNSLYGIRGLLSVIEFLRLYGNVFIKALSNLGMKMDHLKECWIEKCHQLEYLFIGGTYDDAAICLENLRVLDLAKLRKVCRGELGRGSFACLKNIYLECCPKLINFFSSSIRLQNLELLEIKFCCRLEKVFEEDGVAGQNAFPQLVDLRLWDLRKLKSICDGHLPMLKKLKIRECPLLEKLPLHNTNASTS; translated from the coding sequence ATGACCAGACTCCGAGTTCTCGACCTTTCTTCTACAAGCATCACTTCCCTGCCATCGTCCATGTCCTGTCTTCATGAATTACGGTTATTGAAGCTTCGAAGCTGCTGCAAGCTAGAGTCTCTTCCAGCCGCATTCTTAAAGGATATGCAGAAGCTCGAGATCCTCGATCTCCATCAAACTCTCCTGACAAAGATGGTGGAAGTATCCTTCCACAACATGCATAGCCTCCGAAGTCTCGATATCTCTGGTGCCTGCAACCTCAGTCGGCTCTCGCTCAAGGGTTGTCACTCTCTATTGAGACTGGTCAGCCTAGATAAACTTTCAAAACTTGAGTCGCTTGATCTTTCAGGCACGAGAATTGAAGAGCTTCCACACGGAATTTTCAATATTACTAACATGCGGTGCTTGGAACTGTTGGGAATGGAGCATCTCAAGAGGGTTGACTGGAGAAAGGTAGATAGGCTTCCAGAAAAATTAAATTGGGATCGATGGGGCTTGGACTTGCTGCATGAACAGCTCCAAGACAGCAGCATATATCGCATCTCGGTCAGTGATGCTAGTGTTTTTGAGACTTTGGACCAAAGCTCAAAACTATGGAAATCCTGCTttctaaaattttatttcttgGTCTGTCcctgcaagggagggcccaaggATACATTTGCTTGTTTTAAAAGAAACCGATTTCTCTACCAGCATATTTATACTAGATTTGAGCAgtctttgagttatgaaagacgGCTGGAGGTTTGCGGTGGTAAGAATTCCCTATACGGTATTAGAGGATTGCTCTCGGTGATAGAATTCCTTCGTTTGTATGGCAATGTGTTCATTAAGGCATTGTCTAATCTAGGCATGAAGATGGACCACCTTAAAGAATGTTGGATTGAGAAATGCCATCAGTTGGAGTATCTGTTCATAGGAGGGACGTACGATGATGCGGCAATTTGTTTAGAAAATCTAAGGGTGTTGGATCTTGCCAAATTAAGAAAAGTGTGCAGAGGGGAGTTAGGAAGAGGGAGCTTCGCATGTTTAAAGAATATATATTTGGAATGTTGCCCGAAGCTCATCAACTTCTTCTCTTCCAGTATTCGGTTACAGAATCTTGAATTACTTGAAATAAAATTCTGTTGTAGACTGGAGAAGGTCTTTGAAGAAGATGGCGTGGCGGGGCAAAATGCATTTCCACAACTAGTCGATTTACGTCTTTGGGATCTTCGCAAACTCAAAAGCATTTGCGATGGGCACTTGCCGATGCTGAAGAAGTTGAAGATTCGAGAATGCCCTCTGCTGGAGAAGCTTCCTCTCCATAACACAAATGCTTCTACATCATAA